A genomic stretch from Setaria viridis chromosome 1, Setaria_viridis_v4.0, whole genome shotgun sequence includes:
- the LOC117857598 gene encoding uncharacterized protein, producing MEDDDDFTFPTVVAAAPAPAPTEGQLGAPRPVVQLLHHQLPVPDLAAASTLWPFAGSPKATAAPPSSPAHVAADEEEEARVSGSSGREEKQRAEAEAEAEEEEVRRAAADEERMDLLWEGATTATAAPATQPTGSGAVHAEPPPKPNPRGAWHAEPPPKPKPKPKPYPRRAADSDDDDKKRAAAVADAERMDKLWESFNEELLLLRRHARSKSAAAAGHPAGGLGPAADRWYLCNYPPSDAESEETAASSPAERRGYGCAPTMLRASSRAGGAGQFCGGSSSSSPRGGRGAAAGWALLLRLFRRLFAVDKAPAPAPSRNHGSIYVP from the coding sequence atggaggacgacgacgacttcACCTTCCCCACCGTagtcgccgccgcgcctgcgccggcgccgacggaaGGGCAGCTCGGCGCGCCACGGCCGGTGGTGCAGCTGCTCCATCATCAGCTCCCGGTTCCCGACCTCGCCGCGGCCTCCACGCTCTGGCCGTTCGCGGGCTCTCCGAAGGCGactgccgcgccgccgtcgtcaccgGCGCACGTGGCCGcggacgaagaggaggaggctCGGGTGTCAGGAAGCAGCGGACGAGAGGAAAAGCAgcgcgccgaggcggaggcagaggcagaggaggaggaagtgcgTCGTGCCGCCGCTGACGAGGAGAGGATGGACCTGCTGTGGGagggcgccaccaccgccaccgcagcgCCGGCGACGCAGCCAACGGGGAGCGGGGCCGTGCACGCagagccgccgccgaagccaaATCCACGCGGCGCCTGGCACGCagagccgccgccgaagccgaagccgaagccgaagccatatccacgccgcgccgccgactcggacgacgacgacaagaagcgcgccgcggccgtggcggaCGCGGAGAGGATGGACAAGCTGTGGGAGAGCTTCAACgaggagctcctcctcctgcggcGCCACGCCCGCTCCAagtccgccgccgcagccggtcACCCCGCGGGCGGCCTCGGCCCGGCGGCCGACCGCTGGTACCTCTGCAACTACCCGCCGTCGGACGCCGAgtcggaggagacggcggcgtccTCCCCCGCGGAGCGGCGCGGGTACGGGTGCGCGCCCACGATGCTGCGGGCGTCGTcgcgcgccggcggggcgggccAGTtctgcggcggcagcagcagcagcagcccacgcggcggccgcggggcggcggccgggtgggCGCTGCTGCTCAGGCTCTTCCGGAGGCTCTTCGCCGTCGAcaaggcgccggcgccggcgccgtcccgcAACCACGGCAGCATCTACGTGCCGTGA